AGATCACGATTTAAGAAATATACCAATGAACTGACCCGGTATGTTTTAATAAATTGAAAGATTGCTTCATCATGATTTACATCTATTCTCCCGTTTATTCTCAGTTGTCAATCTTACTTTGTTTGTTTCCTGTTTTTCACCAAAGGATAGCATCACGTTTGCCATTATTTGCCTCCTCGCCACTATTTAAGGGCGAAGCAATGTTATTTATTACCATGTCAATAACTATCATCATGGAAAAAACATTGATTCATTAGGTATTATATATTAGTGAATAACTATTAGCGAATAGAGATAGTATGTactataaaatattttttcatgATGAACCTATTACCATTTATTTATGTCATGCAAAGATACTTACTCCAGTACCCTACTTTAAGAAATAACTTGTTTTGCATGCACCATTGTCCCTTAAACGACGTTTAAGGAACACTAAGGACAATGATgcaaaagtgaaaaaaaagggaaaactgCTAACTACTTCCTTCTTCCACATATGTAAGTACGTGGGTTTGACGTTACAAGCAATATACGTTAACGATGGACACTTATTGTATCGGGTTATGCCACGTGTCATCTAAATCGTATATTATCATTGGATCTATCCATGATATCCTTTATTGTCCAGTACTAATCAGaaatgtatatatatatcaagTTATATTAGTCACTGCTAAAACACCAGGTAGATAATTATCCACCGTTTTAAATAACTGCCCCCTATAAATAACTCTGGCACAGCCAAGACGAAATGACGAATGAGGCGAAGTAAGCCTAGGCTAGCAGCCTACGGAGAGGGAAGGGGGCTAAACCTAAACCCGATCCGATTATTCAACAGCCAGCCTCCCCGACTCCATTCCACCACACCTCCCCCCCTTCCACCCTCTCCGACTCGACTAGGGCGcacgcgcacgccgccgccccctccaccgcctccgccgccgccgccgacgacgagcgGGAGGGAGGACGGAGCGCTCGATCTCCGCGCCGGGCGCGGGCGACGCACGCGCGACGCGAGGGGCGGCCTCCCCCGTGGGGGGTCAGATCCGAGCTGAATCGGGGGATTTCCCGGGCAGGTGAGCATTGCGGCGCGGTTCCTCACCGATCTAGttggacggaggcggcgacggttCCTTCGGTCCGGTAGGCCGGGGTCCCGCGCGTGACGGTTCCGGCGTGCGCTTAGATTGGATTGAAATGGATTGGGTTGGGTTGGTTGGGTCTGGTTCCAGACTTCCAGTCAATTCGTTCCCTTCGTGATAGTCTTAGGAGGGAGCTGCagtttttttgttttccttgcgTAGGAAAATAATCCACCTTCGATGTATATATATGATTTAATACCGCGAAGGCCTACAGTCCGCGCGGCACTGGATTATTACTACTTTGGGATTAGCGTCGTTACTTCAGCTGGGAATTAGAGGTTGTACGGGTTGAGAATGGTGTTCCTGGGATCTGGACATAATTCCTGTGACAGGATTTTGCTATTCTGGATGTTAGTTTTTGCTTCGGTGGCGTCTGGAGTGCCCATGTGATTCGAGTGGTTCAATCACCGTTTCTATTGTTTTCTCCAATGGCTGCTTGGTACCATGCACGCTTTTGCGGCCACTGGGCACGAGATGCATGAGGCATGGGTTCTACAGACCGACTAGTTAGCAATTGCTTGTCCTGTCTAAAAACTTTCTGTCTTGGGAACCCATCGACTAGCCTCACTTTTGAATATCCCTTTCTTGTATTTTTGGTCATCTACCGAAACCAAGACTTATGATCTAGTTTCATGACACTGCAGGAAGGAAAAGGTTGAGTGTGAAAATATCTGCACTTCTTGAGGTGATAGAGTAATGGCTGGCACTTTGATTGAGGACAATGCTGGGGATGGTAGATCCTCATCAACTGAAGAGATGCCAAGTGATCAGCAGAGCCATTCCGGGGATTCTTTAGCTGAGTGGAGGTCAAGTGAACAAGTTGAGAATGGGACGCCATCCACCTCACCAGCTTACTCAgacactgatgatgatgattgtgGTATGTTGTCCAACTCATCTCACATTTGTTTGTATTTCTGCTTTGCAAATGCTTTTAAGCTAGGTCTTTCTAGTCTTCCTCCTGATGTTACGGTCCTCTGTAAACCAGCTAAAAACTCTCCATTTTTAATTACACTGTTCCATAAAAGGGTCTCAACTAATTTGGTTACAGTACTACTTAAACTATGTACGTATGATATGATTCATTGCAGTCTTATTAATTGCCCATGCAGTAGTATGAATGATGACTTAGATACTTGTATTGTCTTCGGGGAGTACAGTGGTCACTACAGTCATTTGGGTTATTTATTTTAGGCTTAGGATAACTAGCTGCTTGCTGAACCTGGACGTTGGAAATAGGTTTGGCTAACTGTGAAACTATGTATTTTACATGTCGAACAAGTGCTTCAACGCCCTTCCCGAACCTTTTTCTTTAAAACTAGTTAGCACCATGCTGAATATGTAAGTTTGAATCCCGGTCACTGCCCTTCCCTTGAGACAGAAACGGGGATTTGTTCCCTCCTGTCTCATCTGAAGGGAGGTAATAACATTAGGGATAGTTTCCCTATACAAAATGGGAAAAAAATCTAGATAAGCTTAGCCAGGGAAAAAAACAAAGCTAATGACAATATGAAGGTTAATCCGTTTTATCTGAAGGGAGGCAATAACATTAGGGATAGTTTCCCTatgcaaaagggaaaaaaaatctagataaGCTTAGCCAGGGAAAAAACAAAGCTAGTGACAATCTGAGGTTAATCCGTTTTACTTTTAATAAACTGCTCTTTGGGAAGTGCATATTTCTTACTTGAGAAAAGTCGTGGCACGTAACACTATACCTAGGCCTAATCTACCAACGTTATGCTCAAGCCATTACTTTACCAGATGAATGGTTGCTGCTCCTGCTACAAATCATGGCTGCTATGGGGGTCATGCTGCCAACTAGTTCTGTTGCAGTCAAGGCATTGTAGTTCACTGCTCTAAAAAGCTGGAATCTAGGCGGTGCTTATTTTAAAATAGACTTGCAGTATAAAACTACGTGGCTTTTTTATGTGTTGACATCACTGAGTTGGACATGTTATTTCTTGACTCGCCTTGTAATTAAGGTGAGATGATTATTACATAGCTTTTTGAACATTCTGCTGGGTTACATGATTCCGATAAGCTGATTTGTGTGATATGTCATCATATTTAAAGATTTTGGCATCAATTGGCGCTTTACCTGTCAATTCAATTGTCTTGTGTAGGACCAAGGCCTTCTGAACTTTATGGGAAGTTTACATGGAGAATTGATAATTTCTCTCAAATCAACAAGAGAGAGCTAAGGAGTAATTCCTTTGATGTTGGTGGATTTAAGTGGTAGGTCTTCGTATGAGCATTTATTGGACTCACTATTTCCTTTTTTATACTTTCTTATACTGCAAACATATATCTATTGTCCTGTATCTGTGCTTCTTACTAGCCTGCTAGGTGTGATTTGGCTGTTAGTTTCCAAATGATTTTGCAACAATTTCTATTAAGTAGAAAAGGTGTGGGCACAAATGAATCTATTGAGAGAGCACAACATGTTCTGTTTGAACTGCAAATTCTGAATGGTGGCCATTTGAGAAGTGATTTGAAAAGAGACTATAGTCTTGAGCACGGATGACCTTGTGAATACTAAGTTTATTAGGTACCACAGTGACCCTGCATCCTTCAGCAGTTGAACTTAATGGTAGCAGATCAATTTAGCAGTAATCATTGTTCTGCCTGACCATGGCAATCTGTGTTTTGGTCAGCAAATAGTAGTAGTACTGGCTTTTATTGCCATGGAGAGACTGTTGCatctctttttcaaaaaaaaaaaagctatttGTATCCAATTCTCTTGGCATGTTTCTTATGTAAATATAAATACTTCTGGCTTCACTGAAGCTAAAATTACTTAGTTTCTGGAATCTGGAGCATACTGTATTCAATATGCTTTTAATTTCCTTTTATGAGCTTCTATTTCATGTCTTCTTACACactgagaagaagaaaaatgtcaGTGTTTGCCCTGTTTTTTATTGAACAACCACATGGAGTAGGACTGAGCTATtgtttattttaatttttgctaTTTTTTGTTTGCTATATGTCCTTTTGAATCTGATGCATTATTTTCTTTCGATTTATATGCTCAAAACCTTTCTTCTGCACCATGTCTTGAGATCTGTTAGTTGATTTTCAGGTATATCTTAATCTATCCACAAGGATGTGATGTTTGCAatcacctctctctctttctttgtgTTGCGAACCATGATAAACTACTCCCAGGTAGATGCAAAGTTGGATGCATTGTGTTTGACACACTTCACTTCGTGGCTATCATGATCTTCAATATGATTTGCTTTTATTCAGGATGGAGTCACTTCGCACAATTTACAATAGCTGTAATTAATAGAGACCCTAAGAAGTCCAAGTATTCTGGTGAGTTCGATGAACTATTATCTGGTTTGGCTAGTGCCTAGAGCTAAAATAGCAATCTTTTTGCTTGGCTTCTCTGCCATTGGAGTTTAAAGGAAGTAGTATTTCAGATACACTGCACCGATTTTGGAAGAAAGAACATGATTGGGGGTGGAAAAAGTTTATGGAGCTATCAAAGTTAAATGATGGCTTCGTTGTTGAGGATGTTCTTACCATCAAAGCTCAAGTTCAAGTTATCAGGTATCTGTTTCCTGTGGGTCATACATTTAATGCTACTATCAGTCAATTGCAAGCAGGAAGTATCTATTTACTTTGCATAACCATTTCTGCTTCTGCATTCTAATATTTGAGGGAGAAGGCAGACCGTCCATTCCGTTGCCTTGACGGCCAGTACCGAAGGGAACTAATTAGGGTGTATCTATCAAATGTGGAACAAATTTGCCGACGCTTTATTGATGAAAGAAGAAGCAAGCTTAGTAGGTTGATTGAGGATAAACTGAGGTGGTCCAGGTTAGATAAACCTCCAAATGGCACATTGGTGTTCTACGACCAGGCTCATTTCCAATACCTTTTTTTAATACTTGTTTTTGGTGAAAATTGCAGTTTCAGCGCATTCTGGCTAGCGATGGATCCAAGTGTGCGGCGACACATGACAAGGGAAAAGACTGACACTATATTGAAAGTTCTAGTGAAGCACTTCTTTATAGAGAAAGAAGTTACATCAACCTTGGTAATTGACTCGCTATATAGTGGACTGAAGGCTCTTGAATACCAGAGCAAGAACAAAAAGGGGATACCGAAACTAACAGAGACAGATGCTCGAAGCACTCCAATGGTACTTATTGATCAGGACATGTTTGTTTTGGCTGATGATGTGATAGTTTTGCTTGAAAGAGCTGCATTGGACACACTGCCACATCAACCGTTGCCCACAAAAGATGATAAAAGTTCACAGAACCGTACAAAGGTGTGCATTTTATTTTTGACCATTTAGACATTGGTTTGTGATGTTAATATCTATCCTATAATGTCTCGTCTTATGGGCAGTTCACTAGAATATAGCTAACTACAGATATATTTTTTCAcatttaattaaaaattaaagtTTGTGTTTTTTCCATATTAAATGCAAAGTTACTTGCACAAAATGAACTAAACATTCCTATGTTATAATGCTTTGATATGACTTGTGTCTTAGTGAGGTACTAACCCAAAAAATGAAGAGATGCTATATGCAGTACACAGTGTATGTCTTCATTGACTTCATTCTACTTTTATGTATGGATCCCTAATAATATTCATATTACAGGATGGCAGCTCAGGTGAGGAATTCAACAAAGATTCTATTGAGCGTGATGATAGACGGCTTATAGAACTAGGCTGGAAGACATTGGAGCTTTTTGCCTTAGCTCATATATTCAGGTATCAAACTTTCTACTTCAATGTTATTTTGCTTGACAAATACATAGCATGGGTCAACAACGTAAATGGTGGTTCCCAAAATTTTTCATGCATCGCTTGATGTATATGCCTTTTCAGATGTTGCTTTTTTAATATGTTATCACATCACTGCACAAGTTGTATTTCCCATATGTGCGCTgccaaacctttttttttcatcttttgaTGAATATGTTTTAGAATTCTTTTATTTGGAAAAacataaatcttctgatgaaatacGTAAATTCAAATCCCACTTTTGCTATGGCCTTGCATGCTCATCTTCATGTAATGTCTTGAAACAGCCGAATAGAAGTAGCATACCAAGAGGCAGTGGCTTTGAAACGCCAAGAGGAGCTGattcgtgaagaagaagctgctggGCTAGCTGAAATTGAACTTAAGGCAAAGCGTAGTGCCGCTGAAAAGGAAAAACGTGCCAAGAAAAAGCAGGTTAATATCTATTGAAAAAAATTCTCCTGTCATGCTCTCCTTTCTTGTTTGTTTCATTTGTTTAttatatgaaattatagatggtGTGTTGTCTTCTGTGTCCTCACTGCTGATACCAGTGTGTTTGACATGATTCTGTGTTATCCTCTTTGCACTTGTTGTGGACTTCTATAATGTTAAGTGTACTCCATTCTCCAGgcaaaacagaagaaaaacagTCGAAAAAGTAATAAAGGAAAAAATGGCAAGTCTGACATCAAGGAAATACTTATGGACAGCAGTCCATCTGATGATAGGATTCTGGATGATTTCTCTGGACAAGCAGAAGAAATGTCCTCGAATGCTGACAACCCTGAAGAAGTCTCTGATATGTCTGATAACAGAGATGATAATTCAGATGCACTTCATGTTGATATTGAAGAGCGTGAATCTAGCCCTGTTAATTGGGAGACAGATGCTTCAGAAACTCAAGCCACTGTACCTGGAAGTGGTGAGGTGCAAAATGACCAAGCAGGGAAGCGGACCTCTTTTGTGGATGATAGCTCATCAACTTGTTCGTCAGACTCAGTTCCTTCAGTTATCTTGAATGGATCAGGAGGTGCCTGGACAAATGTCAGATCCtcatcaaataggtatatttCACTTGTATTTTCACCTATCATACTGTTACTTGGTATTTATCATGCTGCATTGTGATTCAGGGGAAACAACCGGAGGAATAAGGATACTGATACACGGGCAGGACTTGGACAAGGCGGACCAAACTCAGTGTATAATGGTTTTGTAGGATCTGGCAGCAATGCTTCTGTCAACTCCAAGGATGCTAGACATGAATCTGAGGTACATGACTTTCTTGGATGTCTCAGATAATACCGGCCTCCAGACCTTTTACTTTATGATGTTCGTGTCTTTACTGGGAAATGCACCATAAAGCAATCAATTCTAAGATAAAGGTGTTAAAAATAGCCTTCTCTTGATTTTTGCATGAATCTTTTTGTGTGTTCCACTTGATTGAATAAGCATGAAAGTTGATTCATTGCAGGATGATAAAGTTGTCTCGCAGAGGAAGCAACATGCACAACGGCATGTTGATGTCATGAGCCCCTCCAAGTCAAGAATGGCAGAGTCTTCCTTTTCATCTGTGAGCCCTGCTAAGAAGCAACCTAACGTATCCCAGCAAAGCACCAATAGTTCGAATTACCGTGCAAGCCAAGCTTCGGGTGCTGTGACTGGCACTACGACAGCAGGTGTCAGTCCAACCCCGGCAGCTCAGTCACTATCAAATAAAGGACCTCTGTCCAGTCCTGCGACCCACCATGAGAAGTCGTTTCCAATTGCAAGTAGACCCCTGCAGGTGCCTATACAATCCAAATCGGAAGCGCAGAAACAGGCTTCCCTGGATGGCAGTGCAACAACCCAGGCCGTTACAGTATCAAGGCCCTTGAGTGCCCCGCAAGTCCCTGCAGGAAAACAAAGTACACCAGTTACTTCAACATCTCAGAGTGTACCACTTCTTTCTCGTTCAATGAGTGCGGTCGGACGGTTGGGAAATGAGCCCTCGGCTAATGCTCCTAGCTTCATTCCCCGGTCACGAACATATCGCAATGCCATGATGCAGACAAGTTCTGCTGGTGGAAGCAGTTTCACACACCAGCCAGGTTCATCGGAGCAAGGAGTTGCACATTCGCAACCAATATTTACATCACAACCTTCCATTCTGTCATCAGAAACCTTGTCTGGTAAAGAGGAAACATCATTGAAACCTGGGTTCACATTTGGCACTGTCAAGCCCGAGTCACTGAACCAGTATCAGTGCAGAGAACAGAGCTCACAGCAAgcaacaagcagcagcagcatcagtaACAGTAGTGATTGTGCTCCGTCGAGTTCAAACATCAGAAGTGAGATTGCGAAGCTCAATTTGAATGGTAGATCACGAAGCAGGCAGCTGTTGTCAGAAATTTCTACCAGATTTACTCCTTATCAACCGCAAGGCCTGGTTGCTGATGAGTTCCCACACCTAGACATCATCAATGACTTGCTGGACGAGGAGCAGAGCGAAAGGAGAAGGGTTCTTCGACCTGGATTCGCTCAACAATTCTCTATGCCCAATGATGCCAGCACACCTGATTATGGCTTGTTTGGTGAGCCATACCTGTTGGATCAGTCCGAGCCATACTTTGATGACGAGCCTCCAAGGTTTTATAGCCCATTGAGCAGTGCTCCTCGAGGGCTTAGGGACCGGAGTTATTCACACTTCGATCTCCCTTCTTACTCCAACAGCAGCCAGTTTGATGATCTGATGATGAACCAGTGGCAATACAGCTCTGACATCTCCATGACTAGTTTCATGTCGGACGCAAGTGGCTACACCTATCAGCCGCAGGATTTCCCGGTGAATGGAGTAAGCAGATACCCATCCTATCGCCCTGCCAATGGGCACTGAGAATTTTAGTGATTGCATTGGTAATAATGTGTGGTGAGTCCATGCTGTTCGCTTCTGAGCTGAGTGTAATTGTAATAGTTCCCATAGCAGTCATATAAAGATGGTTCCTCAGTTTCCTTATTCAATAGTTATATCTTTTCCCCTTACTTTCTATAGATCAGTTTTGCCCGATGGTAATGAATCTAAGTAGGTTAAAATGGTCTGGTAAATCTAGTCAATCGCATTTGCGAAATGTGGACGATGCAAGCAATGGTAGAGCGGCTTTTTAAAGCAATGCCAGTGCTTAAGCTGATGCATTAATGATAGGGAATATGTCTCTTCAATTATTCTGTACATTCTGGAACCATCCTATGGACATAGCGACATAAACCCTTAAATCTCGCATGCTGATTCTTTGTCCTTGCTAATATCTGAGCTTCTGAAGATTTTGGAGATATGGTTGATGATATAAACATGGACAAGCTGTGAAGTAGTAGAATGTTATAGGATCAAAATTTTCGTGCTTTCAATTTTTGAAGGAAATACGAAAGCAATGTTCTGAcaacactttttttttcactttgaaCCTAAACTTGTGTAAAGGATTTGAACCCAAACTGGGAGACGTATCTTTGCCTCTCTAAACAATAGCACTCGAAAATCCAAATCTTGAGTTTAACAAAACACAACTCTGGTATCCCCCTCTAAAAAACAACTCTTTAAGACACAAAACTCTGGAATATACATTCTTCACTAATGGAGAGTACCACCATCCGTGTACGTGCTGCTCAACTGCTACCGTGGCCGGGACCCAGGAATAGCTGAGAAGCTCCCATTATCTGACATGAAATAGTGATTGTAATTGATTCTTGTCACTAGATCCGCAAGATGGGGAAAATGACCCACATTCAGCTTGAAAGAAAGGATCTGCAACGGACATAAAAATCAGAATTAGTGCATCTAAAGGTAAAGATCCTGTATAGCTGCCATTACAGACGATCAATCTTTTACTAACGTAGCAAGAGGATTTAGAAACCTACCCTCAGGAGAAATACGACACACTCATCAAATTGCTTCTCAATCCGATCGATTTCCATCTCGCATCGTGTCCTCACAGCTGGAGCAGTCCCACCAGTACTGAGAGTCTGTTCTACGTTGTGAAAATCGAGAGCTAATCCAAGAATAGTCTTAACTCGACTGGCAATGAGGGCCCACTGAAAAACACAGGCAACAAGCATTCTTATCCAAATTTAAATAATGGAATGATGTATTGATTCATATTAGAATGGCAAGATGCTTACCAATTTATCAGAGGCCACAAAGCATTGTCGCTGAATAGATGAAAGATATGCCTCATGAACTTCCATAACTTCATCCAACGTAGTAGCAGATGCCATGCCATCACAAAGTTCGGTCCATGCACTATGATATACCTACTCAAAGATTGCCATGAGTACAAGACATACAATGGTTGAACGGAGTAACCAAACATATTTCAAACTCACTCGGTCCATGACGTACTGATGGAACGCTTCGACAAAATGGAGGAGCTTCTGTGCTACAATCAAGTGTTGTTTGAAATTATGTGCAGTTCTGCCTCTGGCCTGCCAACAGAAAAATGATTGATTTTGTGGCAATTAAGTTGTCATTCTAGACAACAACATATCAATCTATAACTTCTCCAACTTCATCAAAAGAGAATTTACAACAAAGGGTACTATGGCATGATAAGCAAAACACACAAAACTCATATGGACCAGTACCTTCCACATCCACTTTCGGGTTTCATCCAAAACAAACTTTGCCCGCTTGACCTTCAGTAAGAATCCCATAACCTAGAAAACAGCAAAATGACCAAAGGCATTAGTAAATATGGGACCCTGCCTGATACTTACAGTAGAAAGTAAGACATTACCTGATTATACTTCTTCAGTGCCTCTGTATTAACAATTAAATCAAGAGGCCAAGACACCTGCCATTACAAAAATACATAAAAATACAAGAATAATGCACATAAAGCTTGTTCACATTTGGTGCATACCTTATATGTAAAATTAAGCATGTCAAGAGCATCGATGCCAAAACCAAGTGCACGGCCTTTTTTGGAAGTTGATGCACCTTCCTCACCATTGTGTGTTGCTAATGAAACTACTAAAGAATCTGGTGCTGTCAGAAGCATTTTGTCAGCTGAGTTTCTTAAGGATTCCTGCACGAAAGGATTAATATAAGAAAACTGAATAGTGATGAAGCCAAACTATCAATGAGATAGTAAATTTGCCACACAAATCACCTGCAACAAATTATTCAACTCAAAATCATCATCCCAGGAACTCCCTCGATCAAGCTTATCAAAAATTGTTATCAGAAACTGCTGCAGCAGGTCACCTGAAGGCTCAAGTGGATTAGTATAATCACATTTCATTTATTTACTCATTTTCAGCAGTTTGAGGGAAACATAAGTAAGCATTTTTTTGGTGGTTTTTTTAAGCTGAATGATGACACACCTGATCCTAGCAAATAAATAGCACGTAACACAAACAGTTCATCCATTAATCTCCATTCACCCATTAGCTTGAACAGGATTTGCTTGCCAATGTGATCCACCTAAAAGGGGAACAAAAGCAAAAGCCCTTTATAATATGGATTAACAAGAAAACGAATATAATATAATTTTTGAGCAAACCTGTCTCTTTATGCATTGGGAAAGGCATTCTTGGATGATACTCACTGGCTGAAGAGGATCTTTCAAACTCATATTCTGAATAAACTTCAGAACTCTCGACGCTAATGTACTATCTTTCTGCATTGGTAAGATCTCCGACAGAGGGACATTTTCCTGAAGGGAATGTGATTAGAGATATAACTAGGAATACGAATAACAAACTATAATCTAGATGTAAGACTTACTTTTGCACAAGGAAGAAGAGTTGGAAATGCATAAAGGTCCTCCAAGGTCCTTCTGTCATCTTCTTGGCGGACATATTCCAAATCATCAAAATGGAAACCAAACTTATAATCAGTGCCATCTAGTCTGGGGAAAGAGGTTGTAGGTTGTGTATCACCACTGGTGCTAGTTCCTACAGAATGTCCATCAGCAAATATAGCTCTTCGCATGTCTCCGTCATTCAATGGAGGGAGATGAAAGCTTTCAGAGATATTCAGTTCACTCCAAGAATTTGGATTGCTCAGTAGCACTTCTCTGCAAGCAGTGATGGCTGGATTTTCATAACAAGATAAAGTGGAACACCCTTCTATTGCATTGGAAGATGCATCTTGTGGGTCACCAGGGACAAATATTGGCTTATCCATAACAGTGTTTCTGGATATGTTGTTCTCCATACCATCATATTTCCTTCCTGATGTAGCATGTTTAAGGAGCTTTACCCAATTCTTCTCAGTGCTGTTCTCTGCACATATATCCTTTGCTTCATGTACATTGCTCTCACTTTCCACAGAAGTTTTATTATTTGGAACATTATCAGCATGCGGTCTTCTTAAATATTCATAAACATGGTCACCATTTTCTAACAGGCCAGATAGACATATCAAGAAAATCTCAGACAAGGTTAAGAGTCCCATTTCACGAGAATCATTTCCGAACTGACTTGTGGATTCTTCGAGAGCATCTTCACTTTTTGGATGACCATCTTGGATTCTTAAACTTGAGGTATCTGGCCAGAATTTCTGTTGACTACTGCAATCAGTATTCTGACAAACATTGGACCCATATGTAACTTTATGAGTTTGAATCTGATGCACGTCTTGAACATGCTGAACAAGTTGAAAGGATTTTCCAGCAGAAACAATGGCCCTTGCAATATCCTTCAAGAACACTGGGCATAATATATCCAGACAACCTTGATTGTTCACTTTCAAGCAAGTTCCTGCAGTAGTTGATTCCTGGTTGCTTGATTCTTTTTTCCTGATAGATTCATTATCAGCTGAAGCTGTTGAACTGTCGGCTCTTGAACCTCTTATTCTGAGCATATAGCTCATTTCCCAAAACGCCGGCTGATCTATTGTAACTGCACTATTTGCATAAAAGAACATCTAGAGAACAGAAAAATGACTGAATTAGAAAAGGTTGAACCTTTAAAAATTAAGGTACACATCAGAAAAACTAAACAGAATCCATCGTCAAATCCCGACAGGATTATGTTAAGCTGGTAATAATTAAGGCAATGTAGAACTGTGTGATATAAATCAAAGGGTTTATAACAGTTGAAGAACTAAATAATAGGGAAGGAAATGGTCGTTTCAAACTTGCAAGAGCAACAACCTTATACTGCAAAGAACTGACCACTTGGTATGCAAATAGCATCTTATTCTGGCAAAACTATGGAAAGTGTGATTTCAAGATATACATGGAACAGGATCAGGATCTCTGCCTGCCCACCAAATAATCATGGTCATATATGCTTAAGCTCTTCAAGGCACACAACATAATCATGAAATTGGACTTAGCTAGAAAGTCAATCAAACCAGACAAGCTACTTTTGTAGTG
This sequence is a window from Setaria italica strain Yugu1 chromosome III, Setaria_italica_v2.0, whole genome shotgun sequence. Protein-coding genes within it:
- the LOC101758765 gene encoding gamma-tubulin complex component 5 isoform X1, with the protein product MVLPQRTTRLVDGDDAQSFVQKLQLSISKGLPHAVPVPALRTDEHGLVKAVFQVLQGFETSLLYWDCNVPGYREKAGIYVAHLSLTGLRSVLSPLLFAATCLKEVELFVGKVRMRSHGIPTLDAFGSSVDSWLKRLREAALKEEEQQFISLNRTITLLGLTDSMSSLSSGAEHLYQVVHGAVPDGFWDSGAQMASSEVSVHILNHLFKKLNEVCLVEDGEGEPYHMLLVLFVGSLLPYLQCLDSWLYDGILDDPYEEMFFYANSAVTIDQPAFWEMSYMLRIRGSRADSSTASADNESIRKKESSNQESTTAGTCLKVNNQGCLDILCPVFLKDIARAIVSAGKSFQLVQHVQDVHQIQTHKVTYGSNVCQNTDCSSQQKFWPDTSSLRIQDGHPKSEDALEESTSQFGNDSREMGLLTLSEIFLICLSGLLENGDHVYEYLRRPHADNVPNNKTSVESESNVHEAKDICAENSTEKNWVKLLKHATSGRKYDGMENNISRNTVMDKPIFVPGDPQDASSNAIEGCSTLSCYENPAITACREVLLSNPNSWSELNISESFHLPPLNDGDMRRAIFADGHSVGTSTSGDTQPTTSFPRLDGTDYKFGFHFDDLEYVRQEDDRRTLEDLYAFPTLLPCAKENVPLSEILPMQKDSTLASRVLKFIQNMSLKDPLQPVSIIQECLSQCIKRQVDHIGKQILFKLMGEWRLMDELFVLRAIYLLGSGDLLQQFLITIFDKLDRGSSWDDDFELNNLLQESLRNSADKMLLTAPDSLVVSLATHNGEEGASTSKKGRALGFGIDALDMLNFTYKVSWPLDLIVNTEALKKYNQVMGFLLKVKRAKFVLDETRKWMWKARGRTAHNFKQHLIVAQKLLHFVEAFHQYVMDRVYHSAWTELCDGMASATTLDEVMEVHEAYLSSIQRQCFVASDKLWALIASRVKTILGLALDFHNVEQTLSTGGTAPAVRTRCEMEIDRIEKQFDECVVFLLRILSFKLNVGHFPHLADLVTRINYNHYFMSDNGSFSAIPGSRPR
- the LOC101758765 gene encoding gamma-tubulin complex component 5 isoform X2; the protein is MVLPQRTTRLVDGDDAQSFVQKLQLSISKGLPHAVPVPALRTDEHGLVKAVFQVLQGFETSLLYWDCNVPGYREKAGIYVAHLSLTGLRSVLSPLLFAATCLKEVELFVGKVRMRSHGIPTLDAFGSSVDSWLKRLREAALKEEEQQFISLNRTITLLGLTDSMSSLSSGAEHLYQVVHGAVPDGFWDSGAQMASSEVSVHILNHLFKKLNEVCLVEDGEGEPYHMLLVLFVGSLLPYLQCLDSWLYDGILDDPYEEMFFYANSAVTIDQPAFWEMSYMLRIRGSRADSSTASADNESIRKKESSNQESTTAGTCLKVNNQGCLDILCPVFLKDIARAIVSAGKSFQLVQHVQDVHQIQTHKVTYGSNVCQNTDCSSQQKFWPDTSSLRIQDGHPKSEDALEESTSQFGNDSREMGLLTLSEIFLICLSGLLENGDHVYEYLRRPHADNVPNNKTSVESESNVHEAKDICAENSTEKNWVKLLKHATSGRKYDGMENNISRNTVMDKPIFVPGDPQDASSNAIEGCSTLSCYENPAITACREVLLSNPNSWSELNISESFHLPPLNDGDMRRAIFADGHSVGTSTSGDTQPTTSFPRLDGTDYKFGFHFDDLEYVRQEDDRRTLEDLYAFPTLLPCAKENVPLSEILPMQKDSTLASRVLKFIQNMSLKDPLQPVDHIGKQILFKLMGEWRLMDELFVLRAIYLLGSGDLLQQFLITIFDKLDRGSSWDDDFELNNLLQESLRNSADKMLLTAPDSLVVSLATHNGEEGASTSKKGRALGFGIDALDMLNFTYKVSWPLDLIVNTEALKKYNQVMGFLLKVKRAKFVLDETRKWMWKARGRTAHNFKQHLIVAQKLLHFVEAFHQYVMDRVYHSAWTELCDGMASATTLDEVMEVHEAYLSSIQRQCFVASDKLWALIASRVKTILGLALDFHNVEQTLSTGGTAPAVRTRCEMEIDRIEKQFDECVVFLLRILSFKLNVGHFPHLADLVTRINYNHYFMSDNGSFSAIPGSRPR